TATTCCTTGATTAATGCAAGCAGCCAAATAGCTAATCTTCTCAAAACTATCTGATAGTTACTTGAAAAAGGTAGAGAAATATCCAACTCAAGAACCAAAGTTATTTGTTCTTGAATAAAGCAGAAAAAGGGTCTCAACCTTATAATACAAGAAAGTTTAAAGTCCTAAAAAACAAGCTTTTTCTCATACCATGTATTCAAGCTGAATCATTTTTATAAAGTTTGGTACGTATTGTAAGCTATAAGTGGAATTTGTTCCATTTCACTTTCCCACATTCATGAACAGTAcatcccaaaaagaaaaaagaagaggaaaaggatgGAGAGAATAATTGAACCAAATTAATACTAAACAAATGAATCAACAATATTGAAGTGCATTAATCTATGCTAAATCAAATTAGAAATTATTACATCGGAGGGGCCATGAACCATGATTTCCCGTCCTAAAtccaataactataagaaaaattatttcATTGATGGTTGCAATAGGCAACTGACCGAGCAAAAATGATTTGTTTCTAAGAAATTTATAAGCTTTGACAAAATGGGTCATTCTGCAGCTTTAAGGCATATATAACGCGTACACGAAAAAAGGGATGTATAAGATTTTTGTCACTCCTCGTAACAAGATTTGCCAGATAACATGGAAGAATGTAAAAGCGAAATCCGCCGCTTGAAGATTGATATACAGCTTTATGAACCTAGAACAATGATTAGGTGAATGTCAGAAAGAGGAAATACCACTCTAAAAGAACTTGTTTCGTATATGATAGAATTAACTTACTAGTGCTTCCCGTCATGGAATTGTGCATTTTTTGATGACTTGAAAGTTTCTAAAAATTGTTTTCCCTTCTGCAACTCTTGTTTCTGCCTAGCCCTGTCCCATTTGTGCTCTGCAGCCAGTATCTCTATTATTCGTGGCAGTGCTCGCTGTGCAGCATCAGTGTCGAGGAAGGCAAGACGACATCTTCTAGCTACAAAATCTACAGCGGATTCACAGTACTCTTCCCGAGCACAGTAGGCAACCTCAGCTTCCAAGAAAGGGTATCCATGTGCCAGTcgttttcccaaattttcgttCTATCATTCAGATCAATCAATTAAGCTGGAATCTCATAGAAGTAGACATGAAAATGCCAGAAAATACCCTCCTCACTAAATGACTTTGAAGTGAAACATGAAGGAGCCGATTGAACAACTTTAGTATAAAGTACTATGAGAAACTCTTTCGGGAAAAAATTGTGCAAAAAGAAAATGTGCTTGGAAAGTCGTACTTTTATGAGCATTTTCCGAGTGTTGTGCGAGTAGAAAAGAACCTTTTTCTTTAAAAGACGCTCaaacttttgtttttgtttttttggcaATAACTTCTTGGAAAAACTTAAATAAAAAAGTACTTTGGAAAACCCTTTTGCATGATTATAAAATATCTTCCATGACAAATGCCTTGTAAAGATCTTGAAATCATACCGAGGGGCTGTGAAATCGTGTACGTTTTCCTAAAGTATTTTCAAAATTCTGCTTGACAAGGGCTATAAAGCCAGAATGTCTAATCGACCTTGCATTTATCATGCATCCTATTCAACAAGTTCTAGTACCTACTGACAGTACAAGATTCTCAAACAGCAAAAGTTCTTATTCCAGAGTGATACTGCCATGACTCTTTCATAACATAGGAAGCTtgtatcaaaaatcaaaatttactCCATATGCAAGTGTTGTTGAGAATGAATTTTAATTCAAAGTTGATATGCTCCTCTCCAAAGAATGAACTAGTGTCTAAATCAGCAAGCATGTTATTGCCTAACACCTTTTATGTTTAGTTTTGTCCTCTTCATGTATTATAGAGTAGTTTGTATTGCGATGAACTACCTTAAGAAGCACTTAACATAAAATGATTAAGGTCAGTATAAAGTTATATACCCAAAGAGCCAGCAGAAAAAGGAACAGTTGGAACCAAGAAGAACGCGAACCTGAGCAATAGCAGCCACTCGTTCAGACAAAGCACCATATGCATGAGATAGATGTTTAGCGGCAGCGGTGTCCATCACTCCTGGAACAACCTTTCCTCCACGTGACCTTTTCATGCGGACATACTGTTGAGCAAGTATCGTAAAAGATGCAGGTTCCCATCCATCTGCACCTATAAGTTGTAGGTTGTATGTCAAGCATTTATTCGCTGGGTTCAATTTTCCAGATTTTACAGCCGCATCAACCGCATCTTCTGCCATGCTGAAATGGGTTAAACCTTCAAAATCTTAATAATGGAGAAAAAGAACTTAAGCAATGGACATTCATAAGATAAGCAGATCTTGGACCGACAACCTTGTATACTTGCATATTGATCTATGATTTAAGCCGTTTAAAGGAAAGCTCCAAAGATAAAGGAGTATGAAAGACTCAAACAGTGAGCTAACCTAGTCAGCCTGCCTTGAAGAGCGAAATTAGGAGGTGTTCCATTCTACCTTGCGTTTGGATTAGAATTTTTTGTTGGGGCTCTGCAAGAAATGGattctatttcctttttttccAGAAAACAGTTGAGTGGTCAGATTCAGTTTTTAGGAAAATGGTTTTGGGTTTGGCCTTTAGATAGTATCACTATAACCACAAAACATTTTCTGAAGCTTTCACAGGGGTGAgttttttaatatataaaatcAAATTGATTTCCCCAAGATGGTGTAAAAAACTATTAAATTCTATAAATTTATTAAACCAACTAAACAACTTCAGATGTTACAAAACGTGTCCCCTAATAGTAAATTTTTATTGAAGAATAAACAAAAATTTCCAAGTTAAAATGAAAACACGACTATGGTCCAAATAGCAATTTGGCTGAAAAGGGGGCACCCAAAAAAGAGGAAGCTGAACCACTGTTCTCGGAACAAAAAACACCCTCTGCTTCGTGTATAAAAAGTAGCCTAAGCTGGTTTCCAATTGAACAGAACTGCACCATTACAAAAACAACTTGGGCTTCTTTCTAATCCAAACAGGCCTCTTTCCGATATTGAAATGGATCCGTATCTCTCAAGACAGCTAATACTACAACCATTAGTTGAGATGTATGTTACCTTCTATATGTAGTCCATTTTCCACCAGTAATTGTCACCAAACCAGGATGCTCTTCAGCGACAACATGATCTCTGGAGATGCTCTCTGTACTCTTTGCCTTGGGATCAATTGCTAGAGGGCGGATACCACTCCAAGCAGATAGGACATCAGTACGCCGTACCTAAATTTGAAATCTAACATCATTCTCCATAAGCAAGAAAGAACGCTATAGGTGACACATAGAACAAGAAAAACCGTATAAACTGGCATTTTGGCTGCCCTCAAGAAAACAGGGAAAATTAGCATGCAAATACAGGATGACAAACATGCTCATTGTATTGACGACTTCAATGCTGCTCACTGAAACAAGAAGCTCAAACCTAGGAAAATCCATAAGCTACTGAGAAACTTTAATTCAAGTATTGAGCAAGTCTGTGCAAAGGAAATGTTTCCCTCCCATCAAGAGTGTCACCACATACATAACTGCTAACAACCCCACTAGTGAAGTTCCTATGTCTCACGAACAAAAAGATGGACCACATTAACTGCTAAGAAGCTCATGATATGGCTTTTAAATTCATGTCATTCACAAAGTCCTTTTGTCTTCTATCTTTTTTGCTTTGTCCTTTTTCTGCtcccctctttctctctctctctctctctctctctctctctctctctctctctctctcaatattTCCCTAGGGTCAGACATTTTCCTCTGGAATTTCTGGGTCCTCACACAATTTGTTGGCTACTATATTCACTGGAGTTGAGATTAGTCACTAAGTTTTCCCATGTTGTCAATACAATCTTTTAACACATTAAAATATTATTCACAAGTCCTACACACCACACCGAGGGACTTAAAGCTCAGTTTCATGAAGAAGTTTTGTTATCAAACAATATAATCAAGAAACCATCATCCACTGTTTGTAAGTTAACAGTGGAACAAGATTTTGCAAATTACAAAGACGTCTCTGTTTCTAGTTTCTTTTTGGTGTACTCATGAGGTCCCTAGTTGCATAGAGGATTGGACCTCCTTTGTTGAGAACCATATTATGGTGTAGGTTCTCCTCTTTTGGTATAAGTATTGTAGATGAGATTTCCCCCAAttgttaataaaattatttaccttatcaaaaataaaaaagttaacATGGCTTTGATGGATATGCATACGTGCAGCTTGACCACAGCAGTACTACCATCTAATTGTGGAGTTAGCAGTTTACCCCAGATAAGAAAGAGGACCTGTATTTATTTATCAAATATAAATTTGGCAAATAATTCTTTATGCAATATCATTTATATAACAAGAAGATCTTACCACACACTATTACCATAATCTACTTCAAACATGTTGGATAGCAAGACTAGATCCCAATTGGAATATATAGTAAATGGTCCATGATCTATTCATGGATTCAATACAATATACATCAGACTCTGGCTTAACTGATTGTTTAGTCAGTAATCCAAGATATCACCTGTAGATAAGCTACCAATTTGTTCAATTAAAATGCACGAAAAGAAATGATGAGATAATAGTTAGCTCAGTGAAAGTGATAGAGGAAATATGCTATTGATCAAGAAAACTAACATTTGAAATTTGATATCAAGCCAAAACGGAGATGAAGAGGCCAGGAGGGGTCAAAATATAAACCTATATTCCAGGTGCCCAATGAAGAATAGCAATTATATAAATAATTGGCTTACAGGGATTTATATTAGAGGCACTCTATGATATTAAGAGAAGGGAATAGAGATGAGGATTGCTATCATATCACCGACATCAACACACCTTAACATTAAGATAATCAGAGATGGCATCCAAAATGAATTCGATCTCATTCTCATGAGGTTCTGGCAGCATCGTTATGCTGGTGTTTGAATCAGTAGTACCAGCTACTGTTCTACCCAACCATGGAAGCATAAAGACCACTCGACCATCCTTAGTTTTAGGGACAATTAAGCCCATTCCTTCTGGAGAATAGTAAtcaggaagtacaacatgaacaCCACTACTGGGACAGATCATGGGTTTTGCATCTTTATCAGCCAACTTCCGTACAGCATCACAAAAGGGCCCAGCAGCATTAACAACAACTTTTGCATATGCATCAAACTCCTTACCTGTAAACTTTAACCTAGAGTGAGACCTTAGAGACAGATGAGTAACACACGAACAAAAGGAGCAAACCATAAGAGGTCAAATTAATAAATTGTACTAAAAGCATTTCTAATCGTATAAAAATTGAAGAGTCACACACATGGACATATATAATTGGGTTGGCAGTGCTCTAAGGACAAGTGATACACCTAAGATATCTTTTCTATTCACCCCTCCCCTTTTTGTCGTCTTGACCAACTTTCTGCTATGTTGAACCAAAACTTAGTCTAGGTCCAGGGAAATAGGAAGCTGAAGTGTCAGCAGCTAACTTGTTCACACGTTTATCCATACAGAAAATGTAGTGTTCTTTTTTATCAAGTTGTGCAAGTAAAGCcactataaaaaaaaattctttctcaAATCAGGAAATTAAAAGTATATTTAACAACCTTAATGAGCCATGCAGGATTACAAGGTAACTGTAACCAGTGAACTGAGTAGGAAAACAGATTCTAACTAAAATTCATGAAGTACCTGACAAGTTGTTCCGAATACGTGCACCAATTATTCTACCATCACCCTCATCTTTGAGAAGGGATACAACCTCTGCATGGTTAAGCACTGCTGCACCAGCCAAAGCAGCAGAGCATGCTATTGCAACATTGAGGCGCGAGTCGTTCATTTgtccatcataatataccacaGTTCCCTTCAGAGTTTTATCTTTACCATTTCGTGCGAGGGTAGGAAACAATTCAACCGACTCTTGTGCAGAGTAATACCTAGACAAATGCAGTAGGTGTCGCCCCGCGACCAGATCATACATTTTCAGGCCGGCCCAGTAGTAGATCGCTTCAAACCAATCAAAACAAGGAGTCATGCATGGTAAAGCATGACAAAGGTGCGGAGCATTGTCAATGACCTGTTTACGCTCCTCTAGGGCATGGAAAACTAGCTTTAACTGCCCGTAATCTAAGTTGAAAAATGCTTTCTCCAAATAGCGAACTCCTGAAACATGGGTCTTAGGATAAGCAGTTTGCATATCTTAGATAAAAGAAGGTAACCATGACAAATGAAGGACAGATTCATGGAAATATCTAACTACTAATTCAGAGATGCCTCAATGAAGAAATCAAAAGGGACCCTCTAAATTCCTCAGTAATGTTATTCACATTATCTGCAGGGTCAAGTGGAATCCATTCTCAAACCACCAAGCATTTAAGGTAGTACAAAGAATAACGAGTTAACCTGTAAGGCAGTCGCTAGCTATACCATTCAAAGCTTAGAGTGGTCTCATAGAAGAGAAAACAAGATAATTTGATATGAGAATCTTAACTCACTGgccttttctttgatttttttggCTTTCCCCAATTCCCCGGTCAAGATGCACCTATTATTTTGGACGTGATAGAAGTTTTAAAGGGCTAATGGCTAACGAAAAGTTGTGAGGGAGACAAAGCACCTATTGCAAATGGTTTTAGAGACAATGTCCCCAGGCTGAGATAAATGTTTGAAGCATTTTATACCGAGCAGTGTCAATTGAAAAGAGTCTTAACTCTTCCTTCATCGTGCCTATCCCAAAGAAAAGCCAGAGGCTAAGGATACATTGGAGTTTTGGCCTATTAGTTTGTTCTGGAGTATATGCAAAGTAACAGCGAATGTATTAGCAATGAGACTTAAAGATGATGGATAATCTCATATCCACATTTTACCCATCACAGAAAAAAATCTCATATCCACATTTCAGAATGCCTTTGAgaaaagaagaattttttttgaCGGAATACTGAAAGGAAATAAGCAAGTGGATTTAAGATTAGCGGAGAGTAGGGTTAGTCATGCAACTTGGATATCCATGAAGCTAACAGATCATATAATCTAAAAGTTCCTATTCTAGATGTTTGGGAGAATGGTTGAAATAGTTTCATAGATGATTGTGGTTGATCCAGTTACATACTCTGAACATATTTTTGACACCGCCTCGGTAAAATATTGACTAATAAAAATGGCTAATGACTTTGATTTCGGTAGTTCCTATTCAAGGAGCTGAAAACATCAAGATTTTTTCCCTAGGGAAAAAATGGGAGGCATAATCACTTAGATAAAATATTAAGAAATCACACAACCAAGTAACTACTGAGCATACTAAATTGATGAATTTAGTAATTCTTCTCCTATTGGAACTCTTGAGATTCTTAAATAATAAGATAAGCTTCCTAATCCTTTCTCATGTACCCTGTCTGATGAGAGATACATGTGTATCCAAGCTCCAAAGTCAACATTACAAAGAAATTTCAGTTGGATATTTTTTTTGATATTACTGTATAATTATCTCACAAAGTCTTTCTCTTCGATCCAAATTTTCCTTATGTTGCCAATTCAGACGCCCAACAATCGAGTAACAATGTTCCTAACATCAAGACCCCTCCTCCTCAAGGATAGCTTCCAGAATTTTTAGAAACATAGACAAAAATACTCTCCAAGAAAGTTTTCGTAAACCACACTAAATCAACTTTTGAGATTTCACTTTAAACGCATTTATtagcagtgttgtcaaaggcgaaaAGCTCTAAAAAGCGTTCTAGATCTATTaaggctttaagcgcaaagcgcacTTAAAGTGACGGCTTCACTAAAAAAAGGCACAatgaaggaaaaaaataaaaatatatttgtaATTCAAGAACAAAGTAACAAATTCATTCATAGTGCTTCCCTTAGCAACTGATACACTTATTTTCAATTACATTTGTTGTTTAGTGCCACTTGATTCAACAGAGAACTCGTGGGCAATGAGACGCAAGCCTTAGTGCCTTGCCTTACACTGAAGCTCAACTTAAGTGAGGCGAAGCGCCCTCCTTGCGTCTTAAATGAGCATTTGACACCACTGGTTATTAGCGCCCCAAACAAGAATATATAGGGTAGCACGCAGCAAAAATATGGTGTCCCAAAACTAATGTTGCTTGCCTATTATAAAGATACTACACAAGTTCCAAATTTAAAAGTTCCATCTTCTATATTAGGTTGTCCTGAAATTGTGTCCACTTTCATAAAAGAgaatatgatgatccacactcttcaattcttttaaatatcttattattattatcaaaaaGAGAATTTGTACACTACTTTTATctttacaaaattaattttaaaaagaaaactactagtttttattctcttttttatcTATGGACACCACTATTGTTTTCACAAGTGTTACCTCATCCCTAAGCTTGAAACTTTTATTTATGAGTTTAAGATCTATGAACTAAAGGTGTAAGACTTTTTTTATACAATAAGGCCgcttaaaagaaaaaatagtaaGTAACCTGCTATAAGATGTGTAAAAAGATCATTACACTGTCGGTTTGTACTCATCCCTACGCTCgaatcacttttatttatttatttatttataactaACTAAAAAATGACTACGTGTTAGCCAATATTCCAATAGCTAGGTATTGTGGACACCATATAGGAAATAAAAGCTCGCATCTCAATCAGAATTCAGTACCCATCAACTATATGAATCCTCTATATCCATAAGCGGATTCCTCGTTATTTGAATATTTTAAGCTGACTGTTATCACACCATTTACGTTAACACGTAACTGAATTAACTTAAGCCTGGTATACCATATCGGTAAGTTTTTACCTGTAGCGTTTACGCCAAATAAAGCAATTTAACCTTAGCAATTAAAATTAAAGTGAGAATATACATCACTTAAGCATGATGACTTTAAGAAAGACACGTGTTATCAATTCATTGGTTTGACATAAAATGACTACACAtcaaaattgatgaaattttttaAAGGCTAACCTCCATGAATTAACTTAGTGGACCTTGAAGAAGTGCCAGAAGAAAAATCATCTCGTTCGACAAGGCCAACACGGAGCCCACGCGTTGCAGCATCAAGTGCGACACCACAGCCGGTGGCACCGCCGCCGACAACAAGGATGTCGAGAGGATTAGACAAGCTGGAGCCGATCAGAGACGCTTCCTGAGTGGCTCGAGACGGAACGACGGCGAAAGGATCAGCAATTTTCCGGCGGAAGGTGTCGAGTGCGGTGGACTTATCGCCGCGGTCGTTTGATGAGAATGAAGGATTCCGTACAATTGTGTATGCTCCGCCGGCTACGACGGCGATAGCGCCGAGACGACGGAGGCGAATGGAGGTGGCCATACGGTGGTGTAGAGGTGACGAGTATGGAGTGACCCGAAGATGGAGCTGAGATTTTGAAGATTgaattgttttgcatttttttgcattttaaaagGTTGCATTGGGAATCTAAAACTGGAATGTGTACGCTCTCAAATGACTAGAATACCCTTTTAGTAAGTCTCGTGCTGGTTTCTTTTCTTAACTTTTTAaagtttttattttgctttttttttttcttaattttttatttttaaggggGAAGATATAATGAGAATGGAACTCACATCTATGAGTTTTAAAGCTTTGATTTTTTATGTTTGGAGCAATAATTATAGCAAACTTAAGAAAATACCCCACCTATAAGGAATAATTCAAAAGAATTAatgaaatttcatatttttatatacttttaagTAATAGAATACTCCTAAGAGAAACTAAATGCTAATAGGACAATATGaataatattttcatattttgcaTGTACTTATGACGTCATTtcatttaataaaataatatacttCTAACTCCTATTctagttatatatatattggtcAATATAAATCTTATTTGTCGTGGATATTAAACTTCTTAACATGTGAAAAATCAATTGTaaatttattttgtaatttttgatgaaaaatcagTTGTAAATATTCTTTGCAATTTAACTCTGAAGTTTGAGTTGAACACTTAGGGGTccatttggccataaatttttttactttttttcggaATCAATGTTTAaccatgaaaattttaaatttcacttgaagtagaattttgaatttttttgataatttaaaaaattccaaaaaattatttttcaaaattttgacttCAAATCacttataaaaattcaaaaacaacttcAAGTTGTATTCATGTCTAGACacaattctaattttcaaatattattttcacttgaaaaaaaatcacttttttcggaattttacaaCTCTTATGTCCGAACGCCCACTTAAAGTTGATTGTCTCTTAATATCTAAATCATTTTCATTGTCTTCTTTTACCTCAAAATCTAGCTTTTATTGCTATGTTAAAgtttttt
The sequence above is drawn from the Nicotiana tabacum cultivar K326 chromosome 13, ASM71507v2, whole genome shotgun sequence genome and encodes:
- the LOC107787799 gene encoding glycerol-3-phosphate dehydrogenase SDP6, mitochondrial-like isoform X1, with the protein product MATSIRLRRLGAIAVVAGGAYTIVRNPSFSSNDRGDKSTALDTFRRKIADPFAVVPSRATQEASLIGSSLSNPLDILVVGGGATGCGVALDAATRGLRVGLVERDDFSSGTSSRSTKLIHGGVRYLEKAFFNLDYGQLKLVFHALEERKQVIDNAPHLCHALPCMTPCFDWFEAIYYWAGLKMYDLVAGRHLLHLSRYYSAQESVELFPTLARNGKDKTLKGTVVYYDGQMNDSRLNVAIACSAALAGAAVLNHAEVVSLLKDEGDGRIIGARIRNNLSGKEFDAYAKVVVNAAGPFCDAVRKLADKDAKPMICPSSGVHVVLPDYYSPEGMGLIVPKTKDGRVVFMLPWLGRTVAGTTDSNTSITMLPEPHENEIEFILDAISDYLNVKVRRTDVLSAWSGIRPLAIDPKAKSTESISRDHVVAEEHPGLVTITGGKWTTYRSMAEDAVDAAVKSGKLNPANKCLTYNLQLIGADGWEPASFTILAQQYVRMKRSRGGKVVPGVMDTAAAKHLSHAYGALSERVAAIAQNENLGKRLAHGYPFLEAEVAYCAREEYCESAVDFVARRCRLAFLDTDAAQRALPRIIEILAAEHKWDRARQKQELQKGKQFLETFKSSKNAQFHDGKH
- the LOC107787799 gene encoding glycerol-3-phosphate dehydrogenase SDP6, mitochondrial-like isoform X2, with product MATSIRLRRLGAIAVVAGGAYTIVRNPSFSSNDRGDKSTALDTFRRKIADPFAVVPSRATQEASLIGSSLSNPLDILVVGGGATGCGVALDAATRGLRVGLVERDDFSSGTSSRSTKLIHGGVRYLEKAFFNLDYGQLKLVFHALEERKQVIDNAPHLCHALPCMTPCFDWFEAIYYWAGLKMYDLVAGRHLLHLSRYYSAQESVELFPTLARNGKDKTLKGTVVYYDGQMNDSRLNVAIACSAALAGAAVLNHAEVVSLLKDEGDGRIIGARIRNNLSGKEFDAYAKVVVNAAGPFCDAVRKLADKDAKPMICPSSGVHVVLPDYYSPEGMGLIVPKTKDGRVVFMLPWLGRTVAGTTDSNTSITMLPEPHENEIEFILDAISDYLNVKVRRTDVLSAWSGIRPLAIDPKAKSTESISRDHVVAEEHPGLVTITGGKWTTYRSMAEDAVDAAVKSGKLNPANKCLTYNLQLIGADGWEPASFTILAQQYVRMKRSRGGKVVPGVMDTAAAKHLSHAYGALSERVAAIAQNENLGKRLAHGYPFLEAEVAYCAREEYCESAVDFVARRCRLAFLDTDAAQRALPRIIEILAAEHKWDRARQKQELQKGKQFLETFKSSKNAQFHDGKH